Below is a genomic region from Hippea sp. KM1.
GGTAAGACCTTCTCCCGCATATTGATAAAGCTTGTGGATGATGCCCTGTATTATACTAACAACACACTCGATGATGTTGGAGAGGTTTACTGCGTTGCAGGCCCGGGCAGACACACCTCATTGCGTGTGGTTATCTCGACCCTAAAAGGGCTGTTCTTTTCAAAGAATGTAAAAGCATACAGAATAAACGCCATGGACCTTACAGCAGCCGCATACGAAGGCTCAAGATTCAGGGTTGTAAGCGAGACATTCTCATCACTCCTTTACTTTTGCGATTATGTTCGGGAAGATGGAAAGCCCGTAAGACTCAACTGCCAAAAACAACGGATAAGGGAAGAGGAGGCCTATAAAACAGACCTGCCCGTTGTAAGGACAAACGACGAGAGGTTAACACCAAAGACAAGATATATTCACAGTATAAAGGATTATGCCGAAGAAGTTGACCTGATAAACCTAAACCCCATCTATTGAAGGAGTTTGTATGGCAAATATCTATCCGTTTAAGGGTATTCTATACAAGGAAGACTTAAGAAAGGCATCCGTAATGGCGCCGCCTTACGATGTTATAAGCGATGAGTACAGAGCCAAGCTTAACAAAAACAATCCATACAATGTGGTTAGATTGACGCTTCCTGAGGTATACGACAAGGCAAAAGAGTATTTAGATAATTGGCTCGATGAGGGGATACTTAAGTTTGACAGCGACTGTTGCTTTTACGGCTATACCTGCGATTATGAATTTGACGGCAAAAAGAGGCAGCTTAAAGGCATACTTGCAGCACTCAAGCTTGAGGAGTTTGGAAAACACATAAGGCCACACGAGAAAACGCTTAAAGGGCCCAAGATCGACAGATTCAACCTCATAACAACCACAAATGCGAGCTTCTGCCCTATTATGGGTTTGTATGACAAAAGCCATACCATAAGGGAGCATCTAAGCAAGGCCTCAAGCAAAAAGCCTATATTTGAAGCCACATTTGAAGGCCAGCTCCACAGGTTGTTCAAGATTACAGACAAAGAGGCAATAAAGGCCATAGAAGAGGACTTCTCCAACAAGATAGTTATCATCGCAGACGGGCACCACAGATACGAAACGGCGTTGATGATCAAAAAGCATTACAACGAGCAGGG
It encodes:
- a CDS encoding DUF1015 domain-containing protein, giving the protein MANIYPFKGILYKEDLRKASVMAPPYDVISDEYRAKLNKNNPYNVVRLTLPEVYDKAKEYLDNWLDEGILKFDSDCCFYGYTCDYEFDGKKRQLKGILAALKLEEFGKHIRPHEKTLKGPKIDRFNLITTTNASFCPIMGLYDKSHTIREHLSKASSKKPIFEATFEGQLHRLFKITDKEAIKAIEEDFSNKIVIIADGHHRYETALMIKKHYNEQGIKEGGFDYIMILLVEAEDGGLSLGAIHRLIKKLNDLDSFIGKLKEYFQIEEGRNPSADFIMYTDKRFYSLTLKGKRQKGILNSLDSKVFEDVVYKGILKLTDEDIKNQTVSGYAHSEEELIELVDKQKAKVGFILKPMSFEQLVKITEEGLTVPQKSTFFYPKIPSGLVGYHFRSIEGCLDV